The Deltaproteobacteria bacterium region TTGTTGGCACCCGCTTCTTTCAGTACCACGGTAAATTCGGTTTGCTCTTCCGCGGCAGGGGCTCCTGCGCCACCGGCAACGCCGGCAACGGCAACGGGGGCCGCGGCGGAAACGCCGAAAGTCTCTTCGAGTTTCTTTACGAGCTCGGAGACTTCAATGAGACTCATTTTTTTGAGACTCTCAACAATTTGTTCTTGTGTTGACATACTTCCTCCTGTTTATAAGTACTTAG contains the following coding sequences:
- the rplL gene encoding 50S ribosomal protein L7/L12, encoding MSTQEQIVESLKKMSLIEVSELVKKLEETFGVSAAAPVAVAGVAGGAGAPAAEEQTEFTVVLKEAGANKIGVIKEVRAITNLGLKEAKDLVEGAPKTVKEGVNKEEAAKIKKQLEAAGAKIELK